The following coding sequences lie in one Deltaproteobacteria bacterium genomic window:
- a CDS encoding branched-chain amino acid ABC transporter permease — MAYFFQNLVNALQWGSFYALIALGYSMVYSILMLFNFAHGDIFMVGAYIGFGVSTALIGFAAMGAVAMPNWLILVLTILFSMFLTSFVGIIVERVGYRPLRNAPRASAAITGLMIGIILETGNLALMGARRVSFPSLIATATYDLGGVFVTNKKIMIVLVSLLLAVALHQFVRRTKWGMAMRAMAYDPSVVPLMGVPLNRMIALTFALGSALAAAAGILFGVAYPVLDPYMGILFGWKAFVAAILGGRGSVIGATLAGFLLGFTEIFVAMVFPSTLRDLIAYSIILLILTVRPHGFFGEPYSARLRL; from the coding sequence ATGGCTTACTTTTTCCAGAACCTGGTAAACGCTCTCCAGTGGGGGAGCTTCTACGCCCTGATCGCGCTCGGCTATTCCATGGTTTACAGCATCCTCATGCTCTTCAATTTCGCGCACGGCGATATCTTCATGGTGGGGGCGTACATCGGCTTCGGAGTGTCCACGGCGCTCATCGGCTTTGCCGCGATGGGCGCCGTCGCCATGCCGAACTGGCTGATCCTGGTGCTGACCATCCTCTTCTCGATGTTCCTGACCTCGTTCGTGGGGATCATCGTGGAGCGGGTGGGATACCGGCCCTTGCGAAACGCGCCGCGCGCCTCCGCCGCGATCACGGGCCTGATGATCGGCATCATCCTTGAGACCGGCAACCTGGCGCTGATGGGGGCCAGGCGGGTCAGCTTCCCGTCCCTGATCGCGACCGCCACCTATGACCTGGGCGGCGTATTCGTCACCAACAAGAAGATCATGATCGTTCTCGTATCGCTGCTCCTTGCCGTTGCCCTGCACCAGTTCGTGCGTCGAACGAAGTGGGGGATGGCCATGCGGGCGATGGCTTACGACCCATCGGTCGTCCCGCTGATGGGGGTGCCGCTCAACAGGATGATCGCCCTCACGTTCGCCCTGGGTTCCGCGCTGGCCGCGGCCGCGGGGATCCTCTTCGGCGTCGCCTACCCCGTGCTGGACCCGTACATGGGGATCCTGTTCGGATGGAAGGCGTTCGTGGCCGCCATCCTGGGGGGCAGAGGGTCGGTGATCGGGGCGACGCTCGCCGGTTTCCTCCTGGGGTTCACCGAGATATTCGTCGCCATGGTCTTCCCCTCCACGCTGCGCGACCTGATCGCCTATTCCATA